The following are from one region of the Cloacibacterium sp. TD35 genome:
- a CDS encoding sigma-54 interaction domain-containing protein, with translation MSDLQSIKNRFGIIGNFPALNRAIEKAIQVAPTDISVLVIGESGVGKEHIPKIIHSESRRKHQPYIVVNCGAIPEGTIDSELFGHEKGAFTGATSTRKGYFEVADGGTIFLDEVGELPLQTQVRLLRVLESGEFMKVGSSQVQKTNVRIVAATNVNMMKAIEDGRFREDLYYRLNTVQIDMPPLRERKGDIHLLFRKFAIDFAEKYRMPELQLTDDGVKYLENYTFPGNIRQLRNLVEQMTVVEQNRSVNSTKLSEYIPMNAQLPAVVSRGGNSGNSGADFGSEREIMYKILFDMRNDLNDLKSLTSELIKNRGSQSFSHHEQDLIGRVFKTETQPVNTSSILYYEDQPAAPTPNFYNDTEEYENGVEDIDLEEEPKEESLSLINNERDLIVKALEKHKGRRNKAADELGISQRTLYRKIKQYNLED, from the coding sequence ATGAGCGACTTACAATCCATAAAAAACCGTTTCGGAATTATAGGGAATTTTCCCGCACTTAACCGTGCCATAGAAAAAGCAATTCAGGTGGCGCCTACAGATATTTCCGTATTGGTTATCGGAGAATCTGGAGTTGGTAAAGAACATATCCCGAAAATTATTCATAGCGAATCTCGTAGAAAACACCAACCATATATTGTGGTAAACTGTGGTGCAATCCCAGAAGGAACAATAGATTCCGAACTTTTTGGGCACGAAAAAGGAGCTTTTACAGGCGCTACTTCTACCAGAAAAGGTTATTTCGAAGTGGCAGATGGCGGAACTATTTTCTTAGATGAAGTGGGTGAACTTCCGTTGCAAACTCAAGTAAGACTTCTCAGAGTTTTAGAAAGTGGAGAATTTATGAAAGTGGGTTCTTCTCAGGTTCAAAAAACCAATGTGAGAATCGTAGCCGCTACTAATGTAAATATGATGAAGGCGATTGAAGACGGCAGATTCAGAGAGGATTTGTACTATCGTCTCAATACGGTACAGATTGATATGCCACCTTTGAGAGAAAGAAAAGGAGATATCCATTTGCTTTTCAGGAAATTTGCTATTGATTTTGCCGAAAAATACAGAATGCCAGAGTTGCAATTGACAGATGATGGCGTTAAATATTTAGAAAATTATACTTTTCCAGGGAATATTCGTCAGTTGAGAAATTTAGTGGAACAAATGACGGTGGTAGAACAAAACAGAAGCGTAAATTCTACTAAATTATCAGAATATATTCCTATGAATGCTCAGCTTCCTGCAGTGGTTTCCAGAGGTGGAAATTCAGGAAATTCAGGAGCGGATTTCGGTTCAGAAAGAGAAATCATGTACAAAATTCTTTTTGACATGAGAAATGATTTAAATGATTTAAAATCCTTAACTTCGGAACTGATTAAGAATAGAGGAAGTCAGAGTTTTTCGCATCACGAGCAAGATTTAATCGGTAGAGTTTTTAAAACTGAAACCCAACCGGTTAATACAAGTTCTATTTTGTATTACGAAGATCAACCAGCTGCGCCAACTCCTAATTTCTACAATGATACCGAGGAGTACGAAAATGGGGTAGAAGACATAGATTTAGAAGAAGAACCAAAAGAAGAGTCTCTTTCTTTAATCAATAATGAGAGAGATTTAATTGTAAAAGCGCTCGAAAAACACAAAGGCAGAAGAAATAAAGCAGCCGATGAATTGGGGATTTCTCAGCGTACACTTTACAGAAAAATAAAACAATATAATTTAGAAGATTAA
- a CDS encoding LptE family protein, whose protein sequence is MKRFQILDFRIQAKSLHTFGFFFLGFFSLVLLSSCYSFTGNSLNHDEKTIQIKNFPNNAALVNANLSQEFSIALQNRFLQRSGLKGATENPDVLIEGEITDYSISPTTISTPVATAGGNIQAAQNKLTITVKVHYENRKFPEASFDRTYSDEAVFSSDLDINAIETSQVKLVNERIINKIFNDIVANW, encoded by the coding sequence ATGAAAAGATTTCAGATTTTAGATTTCAGAATTCAAGCCAAAAGTTTGCATACTTTTGGGTTCTTTTTCCTTGGTTTCTTTTCCTTGGTTCTTTTGTCTTCTTGTTATAGTTTTACAGGGAATTCTCTGAATCACGACGAAAAAACCATTCAGATTAAAAATTTCCCTAATAATGCAGCATTGGTGAATGCTAATTTAAGTCAAGAATTTTCTATTGCCCTTCAAAATAGATTTTTACAAAGGTCAGGCTTAAAAGGAGCCACAGAAAATCCCGATGTTCTTATAGAAGGTGAAATCACAGATTATAGCATTTCGCCTACCACTATTTCTACGCCTGTTGCTACAGCTGGTGGAAATATTCAAGCGGCACAAAATAAACTCACCATTACGGTAAAAGTTCATTACGAAAACAGAAAATTTCCAGAAGCAAGTTTTGATAGAACCTATTCAGACGAAGCAGTTTTCAGTAGTGATTTAGATATTAATGCCATAGAAACTTCTCAAGTGAAATTGGTAAACGAAAGGATTATCAATAAAATTTTTAACGATATTGTAGCCAATTGGTAA